The region CGCCGCCGTCATGATCGGCAAGGCGCTGGGCGCACGGGTGATCGCGGCGGCGAGCAGCGAGGAGAAGCTGGCCCTCTGCCGCGAGCACGGAGCTGACGAGACGCTGAACTACAGCTCGGAGGACCTGCGCGAGCGGATCAAAGCACTGACGGGAGGCAAAGGACCGGACGTGATTTTCGACCCGGTGGGCGGCGACTTCGCGGAGGCGGCCTTCCGCTCCATCGGCTGGGGCGGGCGGTACCTCGTGGTGGGGTTCGCGGGGGGCGGCATTCCGAAACTGCCGCTAAATCTGCCGCTGCTCAAGGGCGCGTCGCTGGTGGGCGTGTTCTGGGGCGAGTTCGCCCGCCGCGACCCCCGCGCCAATGCCCGCAACCTCGCCCGGCTGCTGGGGTGGGTGGCAGACGGGACCGTGCGGCCCCTGATCAGCGAACGCTACCCGCTGGAGCGCACCCCGGAAGCGCTGCGGGCACTGCTGGAGCGGCGGGTCACCGGCAAGGTGGTCGTCACCCCTTGACCCCGCTGACCTTCTACACGACCGCCGAACTCGCGCGGGAGGCGGGCGTGACCCGGCGCACGGTCATGCATTACGCCGACCTCGGCCTGCTGACCCCCGATCAGGTGACGGTGTCGGGGCGAGCGCTCTACGGCCCCTACGCGCTGCGGCTGCTGCGCGACGTGCTGGATCTGCGGGCGCTGGGCGTGCCCCTCGACGAGGCCCGCGACATGGTGACCCTGCGCCGGGCCACGCATACCCTCGACGGCACCTATCGCCGCGACTGGACCCGCGCCGACATCCCCCTCTCGGACGAGCAGCTGCGCGTCATTCACGCCCGGCTGCGGCTGTTGCAGGAAGCCTACGCCCGCCAGGCCGAGGGCCTGGCCCGCTTCGACCGCTGGCTCACCAAGCGGTTTACCGGGGGCGAGGTGGAACCGCTGGACCCGGAGGCGCTGGAGGGGGAGGAGCAGGCTCAGCCAGGTGGCCTATAGGGAGGGGAATCGGTGACGAGAGGGACTACACTCTCCCGGTGACGTCCGGCCCGGCCTCTTCCTCCCCCACCCCGCGCACCAGCGAACTCGGCCCCCTGGTACGGCTCGCGGGGCCGGTGATCGTGTCGCAGTTTGCGGCCAATGCGCTCACGCTGATTTCCACGGCGGTGATCGGTCGGCTGGGCACCCCGGAGCTGGCGGCGGCGGCCTACGCGAACGCCACCTACTACCTGCTGTTCCTGATCCTGAGCGGGATCATGCTGGCGGTGGGGCCACGGGCGGCGCAGGCGCATGGGGCGGGGAATCCGGCGGGCGTCGCCCTCGCCCTGCGCGGGGGCCTGCGGCTGGCCCTGGGCCTGACGGCGATTGCCTTGCCGCTGATGTGGGGCATCGCGGCGATCTTGCCCGGCCTCGCGCCCGAAGGCGTGCGCGGTGACCTCGCGGCGAGCTACTTGCGGCTCTACGCGCTGGGGATGCTGCCGGTGCTCGCCTTCGTGGCCCTGCGGGGGGCGCTGGAGGGCACCGGGCAGCCCCGCGTGGTCACGGTGACGGCGCTGGGCGGGGTGACGGTCGTCGCCTTCCTGAGTCCGGCCCTCGCCTTTGGGTGGGGGCCGCTGCCTGCGCTGGGGCTGCCAGGAGCCGCCGCCGCGAGCGCCGTGACCGCGTGGGCGATGGCGCTGACGCTGCTGCCAGTCGCGCTGCGCCGCTTTCCCGCCGTGCCAGGAAGCCGGGTGGGGCCAGAGGTGGGGGCACTGCTGCGCCTGGGCTGGCCCATCGGCCTGACGCTGGGGGCCGAGGGGGGCATGTTCAGCGTGACCTCGCTGCTGATGGCGAGGTTCGGGGCCGAGGCGCTCGCGGCGCACAACGTGGCGCTTCAGGTCATCACGGCGGTGTTCATGGTGCCGCTGGGGCTCTCGACCGCCACCGGCATCCGGGTGGCCCAGGCGGCGGGCGGTGGTGAAGCGGGCCGGGTGCGCCGCGCCGGGCTGACTGGGATCGGGCTGGCGGCGGCCGTCATGCTGGCCTTCGCCGCACTGGAACTGCTGGCGCCCCGGCTGGTGCTGGGGGTGTTCGTGGACGCCGGGGACCCGGCGAACGCGGCGCTGCTGGCGACCGGCGCGAGTCTGCTCACCATCGCCGCCCTCTTCCAGACGGTCGACGGGGTGCAGGTCACCGCGAACGCGGCGCTGCGCGGCCTGCAAGACACCCGCGTACCGCTGCTGATCTCGCTCGCGTCGTACTGGGGGGTAGGGCTGGGGGTGGGGTCGCTGCTCGCCTTCGGGCTGGGGTTGGGACCGCGCGGGCTGTGGTTCGGGCTGACGGCGGGGCTGAGTATGGCGGCCGTAGCGCTGCTGTGGAGGTTCTTGAAACGTAGCCAAGGCCGTTCTCTGGGGAACTGAAGCCGCTCTCCCGCATCTAGAGGAACGAGCTGCGCTCACCCGAGCGGCCCACAAAAGGCCCCCTCCACTTCCGGTAGGGGGCCTTGTCTATGCTTCCGGGCTACCCTTTCCCGCGCAGGTCCGTCACCCGCCGCAGCTTACCCCCCTCGCTGCGGGGCAGAGAGCCGGGCACGCACAGCTCGCAACGTACGGTCACGCCCACCTGAACCTTGACCAGCCGCTCGATTTCGGTCCGCAGCGCGACGGTTTCCTCCCCCGCCTCGACGCGCAGCAGCAGGTCATCGCGGGTGCCCGTGCGGGTCAGGACCACGTGGTAATGGGGGCTGACCTGCCCCATGCCGACCAGCACGGCCTCAAGCTGGGTGGGGTAGACGTTGACCCCCCGCAGGATAATCAGGTCGTCGGCGCGGCCCCGGATGCCGTCCATGCGGCGCACCGTGCGTCCGGTGGCGTTGGGCTCGGTGGCCTCCGGCAGCAGGCGCGTGATGTCGCCCGTCCAGTAGCGCAGCATGGGCAGGGCGGTGCGGCTGATGGATGAAAGCACGAGCACGCCCCACTCGCCGTCGGGCAGCACCTCGCCTGTCTCGGGGTCCACGATCTCGGGGTAAAAGTGGTCCTCCCAGAGGTAGCTGCCGCGCTGCTCGGCCGCGTCCTCGTTGGAGACGCCGGGGCCGATGATCTCGGACAGGCCGTAGATGTTGGTCGCCGTAACACCCAGCCGGGCCTCGACCTCGCGGCGGGTCTTCTCTGTCCAGGGCTCGGCGCCCAACACCGCGTAGCGGAGGGAAGTGTCCCCTGGCCGCACGCCCCGGCGGGTGAACTCGTCCGCGAGGACCAGGGCGTAGCTCGGCGTGCAGGCGATCACCTCGGGTTCGAGGTCGAGAATCAGGCTGACCTGCCGCTCAGTGCCGCCGCCGGAGACGGGGACAGTGCACAGGCCCAGCCGCTCGGCGCCGCCGTGCAGCCCCAGCCCTCCGGTAAACAGCCCGTAGCCGTAGGCATTGTGAAAGGTCATGCCCGGCCGCGCCCCCGCCGCGTAGAGCGAGCGGGCCACAACTTCCGCGAACACGGCGAGGTCGTTCTCGTCGTAGGCGACCACGGTGGGCTTGCCGGTGGTGCCGCTGCTGGCGTGCAGGCGGCGCAATTCGTGGCGCGGCACGGCGCTGAGACCCAGGGGGTAGTGGTCGCGCAGGTCGCTCTTGCGGGTCAGCGGAAAGCGGGCGAGGTCGCCCAGGGTCCGCAGGTCGTCCGGGGTGACCCCCACCGCCTCAAAGCGGGCGCGGTGGGCGGGCACGCGCTCGTGCATCCGGGCGGCGGTCGCCTGAAGGCGGGCAAGTTGCAGGGCGCGGAGGTCGGGGAGGGGCATGCCCTCACGGTCGGGCTGGAACATCGGGCCTCCAGTCGGCAGCAGTGTCACCCACAGCGTCGTGATCGGAAACAGGGAAGGCAGGCAGGAGGGCCGGGTCGCCCACCACCTTGCCAGGGTTAAGGAAGTTCAGCGGGTCCAGCATAGCCTTCACCTCCCGCATCACGTCCAGCGCGTCCCCGTGTTCCGAACGCAGGTACGTCCGTTTGCGCAGCCCCACCCCATGCTCGCCCGTGCAGGTGCCGCCCACCGCGACCGCGTGCGCGGCGAGGGCGTGCAGGACGTGGTCAATCCGAGTCCAGGTGTCCACGTCGTCGGGATGGGCATGCATCAGCAGGTGAAGGTTACCGTCCCCGATATGGCCGACCAGGGGCGCGGTCAGGCCATGCTCTTCCAGCAATTCCTGAGCAACCGCTACTGTCCCCGCCAACGCTGAGAGGGGCACGCACACGTCCCCGATGCGGGTCGCGTGACCGGGCCAGGCCGCCCGCAGCGCGTCGTACACGCCATGACGGGCCGCCCACAGCTCGGACTGCGCCTCCGGGGTGCGGGCCTCGCCGACGGGGGTGCCGCCATGCAGGGAGGCCGCCTCCCGCAGCAGGGCGAGTTGCGCGTCCAAGTCGGCCCGGTCCCGGCCCGCAACCTCTGCCCAGAGGGTCGGGGCTTCCGGGTCGTGGCGGGCGCGGTGGCAGTTCACGGCGGCCACCGTCGCGGCGTCCACGAATTCCAGCCGCTCCGGGGTCAGGCCCAGGCCGCGCAGGGTCACGCTGGCGGTGACTGCCCCCTCCACGTCCCCGAAGGCGAGTTGCACGCTGGCGGTCGCGGGCGGCAGAGGGTGAAGCCTCAGGGTCAGCGAGGTGATGACCCCCAGCGTTCCCTCCGAGCCGATGAACAGCTGTTTCAAGGCGTAGCCGCTGCTGCTCTTGCGGGCGGCGCTGCCCAGCGTCAGCACCCGGCCGTCCGCCAGCGCCACCCGGAGGGCCGCGACGTTCTCGCGCATGCCGCCGTAGCGCACGGTGGTCGTGCCGCTCGCGTTGGTGGCGGCCATCCCCCCCAGCGAGGCGTCCGCGCCGGGGTCCACCGGGAAGAAGAGGCCGTGCGGGCGCAAGCGGCGGTTCAGAGCGAGGCGCCGCACCCCCGGTCCCACCGTGACGGTGAAGCCCACGGGGTCAGGCTCCCCGACCGCGTCCATCCCACTGAGGTCCAGTGAGATCGCGCCCGGCACGGGCAGCGCCGCCCCTTCCAGGCTGGTGCCCGCGCCCCAGGGGGTGACAGGGACGCGCCAGTCGCGGGCGACCGCCAGCGTCTCCAGCACGTCCCCTTCCGAGCGGGCATAGACCACCGCGCCGGGCACCCAGGTCAGCGGCGTGCCCTCGTCGCGGGCGTGGGCGCTCCGGTCACCGGGAACGAGGCTGACGCGCTCGCCCAGCCCGGTTCGCAGGGCGCCCTGCCAGCCGGTTACTTGATCATCTTCCACGTGCCGTTCACGACCTGCACCATCACGCGGCTGCGGGCGTCAAGGCCGAGGTGGTCGGTCGCGCTCATGTTGAAAATGCCGTGCGCCCCGATCACGTTGCGGGTGCCCTCGATGGCGTCACGCAGCGCCGAGCGGAACTGCGGAGTGCCGGGCTTGGCTTTTTTCAGGGCGGCCGGAATCGCCTTTTGCAGAATCAGGCCCGCGTCCCACATGTGCGCCCCGAAGGTGCTCACCGAGTTCTGGCCGAAGCGCCGCTCGTAGGCCTGGGTGTAGGCGAGGCCCACGCGCTGGGTGGGGTTGGTTGCGGGGAGCTGGTCGGCCACCAGCACGGGTCCGGCGGGGAGGATCGCGCCCTCCACGTCCTTGCCGCCCACCCGCAGGAAGTCGGCGTTGGCGACCCCGTGGGTCTGGTAGATCTTGCCCGCGTAGCCCCGGTCGTTCAGGGTCTTTTGCGGCAGCACGGCGGGCACCCCGGAGGCGCCGACGAGCACGGCGTCGGGCCGGGCGGCCACGATCTTGAGAATCTGGCCGGTGACGCTAGTATCGGCGCGGTTGTACTTCTCGACGGCGACCACCCGGATGTTGCGGGCCGCCGCCGCCCGCTGAAGCTCGGAGAGCCAGCCCTCGCCGTAAGCGTCGTTGAAGCCGATGTAGCCGACTGTCTTGATGCGGTTTTGCGCCATGTGCGCGACGATCGCGTTGGCCATGATCGCGTCCGTCTGCGGGGTCTTGAACACCCAGCGCCGCCGGGCGTCCACGGGCTTGATGATCGCCTCGGACGCGGCGAGGCTGATCATGGGCACCTTCGCCTCAGTCACCACGTCGATCATGGCGAGGCTGGCGGGCGTGGTCGTCGTGCCGATAATCACGTCCACCTTGTTGTCCTGAATCAGCTTGCGGGTCGCGGTCACAGCGGCAGTCGTGTCGGACGCGTCGTCGAGGACCGTGTAGGTCACCTTCTGCCCGCCGATGGTCTGGGGCAGCAGGGCGACCGTATTCTTCTCCGGAATCCCCAGGCTGGCCGCCGGGCCGGTCGAGGACACGACCACCCCCACCCGGAGCTGCGCGGCGGCAAAGGACGAGGCGAGCAGGGCGGCGGTCACGAACAGGCGGGCAGGGTGCAGGCGCTTCATGGGAAAACCTCCACGGCGAGGGAGCAGCCCGGCGGAACCGGGCAGGGAAGCTGCTTGAGGGTTGGTTGATGAAGCTTAGCAGAAGGCCGGGGGCCTAGTTCCCCGCCGAGGGAGCCTCCTCCCCCTCGGCTTCAAAGGCGAGGTACAGCCGGGCCAGCAGCGCAGGGTCACGCAGGGAGCCGCCCAGAGCCTCCTCCGCCCGGCGCAGGCGGTAACGCAGCGTATTCACATGCACGTGAAGCCGCGCGGCGAGGTCGGGCAGTGGCCCCGAGTGGCCCAGGTAGGCCCGCAGGGTAGCCTCGGTGCGGCCCCCGTCTTCCAGCGCGGCGAGCCGTGCCCGCACCTGTCCCCGCAGCGGCGCGAAGGAGCCGTCCGCGAGCAGGGCATACAGGGGGTCCATCGCGTGATAGGTCGTGTACCCCCGCGCCTGCCGGGTGGCGGCGAGGGCGTGCCGCGCTTCGCCCTCGGCGGTGCGGGCATGGCGCGGGCCGGGGTGAGGGGCACTGACGCCCAGCCGCACGTCCTGCGCGGTGCTGGCGAGCAGGGCCGTATGCAAGTCCCGCGCCTCGCGCCCTAGGTCGGCGGTCGGCCACAGCCACACCGCCCGGTCCCCCCGCACGGTGGAGTGCGCGGGCAGCCCGCGTTCCAGAAAGTATCCCTCCCCCACCGCCGCGAGCACGTCGAGGGCGTGGGCATGAGCAGCGCGGGCGGCCGAGCCGGGAGCGGGAGGCCGGGCGAAGGCCGCCACCGCCACCGCGACGGGCTCGGGGTCGGGGAGACTGGCCTCCGGCAGCGTGCCCGAGAGCAGGGCGTCGAGCGTCCTCTCCCCCACCCGGCGCCGCGCCGCGCCTGCCGCTGCCGCCTGAAGCCGTGCCAGCAGGGCATATTCCGCCGCCACCGGAACCAGGGCCGCCCACTCCGGCGGCACCGCCAGCGTGAGGCTGCCCACGTGACGCTCGCCGCTCGCGTCGCCGTAGCTCAGGCGACGGGTGACCTCCGGCCCGGCGGCTTCTCCTGCCGAGGCCACCACATCGCCCCAGCTCGCTCGGATCTCTGCCCGGCCCCCGGTCAGCCGCGCCAGCCGAGCGACGAGTTCGCGCTCGGGCTGCGGCCCGGCGACGGCTTCCCGCAATGAGGTCAGCAGCGCAGCCACGCCGGGCAACGCGAGGAGATCGGGCGAGGTGTCCCGCATTTGTTCCAACCTATAACGGGGTGGGGCCGGATTCACGCGCCGCACAAAGGAGGACACGGGGAGGTGGACCGTATGCTGAAAGGCACACCACCACGCTTCCTTTCCACGAACGGAGAACTCCCTTGAAATACGCCCGCTTTATCGCCGGGGGCCGGATGCTCAGCGGCCACCTCCACGACGGTCACCTGATTGACGCGGCAGGCGTCGCCCATGATCCCGACTCCGTCCAGTTCCGCCTGCCCGTGGACCCGCCCAAAGTGATCGCCCTCGCGCTGAACTACAACGACCACGCGGGTGAACTCGGTCTGACGCAACCCAGCGAGCCCGCCCTCTTCTGGAAGCCGAACACCACCCTGCTGCCGCACCGGGGCACGGTGATCTACCCGCGCGGCGCGGAGTTCATGCACTATGAGGTCGAACTCGGCGTCATTATCGGTCGGGACGCCCGCCGGGTGAAGGCGGGGGACGCCATGGACTACGTGGGCGGCTACACCATCGGCAACGACCTCGTGGTGCGCGACTACGTGACGAACACCTTCCGCCCGCCCCTGCGCGGCAAGGGCTGGGACACCTTCGGGCCGCTGGGGCCGTACTACGTGACCGCCAACGAGATCGCCGACCCGCACGACCTCGCGCTCACCGCCCACGTCAACGGCGAGCTGCGCCAGCAGGGTAGCACCCGCGACATGATTTTCTCGATTCCCGAACTGATCGAGCACATCAGCCGATTCATGACCCTCCAGAAGGACGATGTAATCCTGACGGGCACCCCGAAAGGCATCTCGCATGTCCACCCCGGCGACGTGATGCGGCTGGAGGTCGAGGGGCTGGGCGTGCTGGTAAACGGCATTCAGGAGGAGGACGACCTCGCCGAGCCGATCAAGGGCAAGGAAGCGAAGGAAGGGGAGTGGGACGGGCGGTGAAGCGCACGGACAGGCCAGCGAAGCGGAGGACAACGCTCATGCGGCGGGCGGAAGCTGCGGGCATGAGGCGGAGAACTCTGCTGACCCTGGGCCTCGCGCTCCCGGCCCTCGCCCTGGCCGCGCCGCAGCGGTACGAGATGCGCTCCTTCGTGAACGTGAACGGCACCGTGCGACCGGCTTTCGCGTGGTGCGACGCGCCGGGGCGGGTGCTGGCGGTGACGCGGCCTGCCAAAGGTGTCCAGACGACTCCGCAACCTGTCACGCTGTACCGCTGGCTCAAGCGCCCGCTTCCCGAGTCGGACGCGAGCAGGCTGACCGCGCCCTACCTCCTCGGACCGAGCGAGGGGGCGGCGGGAAGTGTGTACACCCGCCTCTCCCTCCCAGACGGCTCTGGGGCGGCTTCCAACTTCTTCATCCGCACCAGCAACGTCGAGAACGTCATCGACCCCGCCTACCGCATGACCCGCGTGAACGAATTCCGCACGCCGGAAGGCTCCTTTTCCTGCCGTTACCAGCCCCAGGCAGTATTCATGGGCGCGACGGCCAAGCGCACCGTGATCGTCTGGGACAACGGCAGGACGGCCACCTACGCCACACGGAACTTTGACGGGACGCCGGGGGTGTACGTGACGGGTGGGAAGGTCAGTTACGACGAACTGGGGCCGGAGTACATCTTTAACGGGGCCGATGGGTACAGCTACCTCGTCAGTTATCACGACTCTTCCGCGTTCGTGCAGACACGTAGAGCCGGAAAGACACTGCAAACCGAGCCTTTTCTCGCCTATTCCTACAGCCTCCCCGTCAAGGAGCAACCATGACCCAGACTGCCAGCACACCAAATCACGACCTCGCCCGCGAGTTGCGTGAAAGCCGACTTACCGGAGGCTTGAAACACTTCATCGGTGGCGAGTGGGTGGACTCGCAGAGTGGCGAGACCTTCCAGACCCACACGCCCACCGACAACTCCGCGCTGGCGACTGTGGCGAGCGGCGACGCCGCCGACATCGACCGGGCCGCCCGCGCCGCGCACGACGCCTTCCAGACGTGGCGCGAGGTGAGCGGAGCCGAGCGCCGCAAACTCCTGCACAGGGTCGCTGACCTGATCGAGAAGCGTTCGCAGGAAATCGCCGTGCTGGAGAGCGTGGACACCGGGCAGGCCATCCGCTTCATGAAGTCGGCGGCGGCACGCGGAGCGGAGAACTTCCGCTTCTACGCCGACCGCGCCCCCGGTGCAGGAGACGGCGAGAGCCTGCCCGCGCCCGGCTTCCTGAACTACTCCATCCGCCAGCCCATCGGCCCGGTCGGGGTCATCACGCCCTGGAACACGCCCTTCATGCTGAGCACCTGGAAGATCGCCCCGGCGCTGGCCGCAGGCTGCACGGTGGTCCACAAGCCCGCCGAGTGGAGCCCGGTCACGGCGACCCTGCTCGCCGAGATCATGGACGAGGCGGGGCTGCCGAAGGGGGTCCACAACCTTGTGCACGGCTTCGGCGAGAGCGCGGGCAAGGCGCTGACCGAGCATCCGCTGATCAAGGCGATTGCCTTCGTGGGCGAGACGGTCACGGGCAGCCACATCATGCGGCAGGGGGCCGACACCCTCAAGCGCGTGCACTTCGAGCTGGGCGGCAAGAATCCGGTCGTGGTCTTCGACGACGCGGACCTCGACAAGGCGCTTGACGCCGTGGTCTTCATGATCTACAGCCTGAACGGGGAACGCTGCACCTCCTCCAGCCGCGTGCTCATCCAGGAGGGCATCTACGACGAGTTCACGGCCCGGATTGCCGAGCGAGCGCGGAACATCCGGGTCGGCGACCCCCTCGACCCCGACACCGAGGTCGGGCCGCTGGTCCACCCCCGCCACTTCGAGAAGGTCCTGTCCTACTTCGACAAGGCCCGCGAGGAAGGGGCCACCATCGCGGCGGGCGGCGAGCGCGTGGGCGGCGAGGGGAATTACGTCTCCCCCACCCTGTTCACCGGGGCACGCAACGACATGCGGATCAGCCAGGAGGAAATCTTCGGCCCGGTCCTGACCGCCATCCCCTTCACCGACGAGGCGGACGCCCTGGCGCTCGCCAACGACGTGAAATACGGGCTGGCCGGGTATCTGTGGACGAACGACCTCACGCGGGCGCACCGATTCGCGCACGGGTTGGAGGCCGGGATGATCTGGGTGAACTCCGAGAACGTGCGGCATCTGCCCACGCCCTTCGGCGGCGTGAAAAACAGCGGCATCGGGCGCGACGGCGGCGACTATTCCTTCGAGTTCTACATGGAGACGAAGAACATCGCCATCTCGCTGGGGACGCACAAGACGGCGCAGCTCGGCGTGGGGCAACCGCCCGTGGTGCAGAAGGAGGTGGCGGAGGGGTGAGCGAGATAGAAGCTGTCTGGCGGCGCATAGAAGCGTGGTACGAGTTACACGGAACCTCACATCTTCTGAACTCTGGAGCCACTGATCAGGCCATCGCAGAAGCCGAAAAGCAGCTTGGGGTGAGCTTTCCAGCGGAACTGCAAGAGTCGCTGCGGCGGCATGACGGCTCAAACGTCATGGGATGGGCGAGCGGTGAGTTGCTGTCGCTGGAGCGTATCGCCAGCGAGCGCCGTATCTGGATGGAACTGCTCCAGGACGGTACCTTCGACGACAACGCTAAACACAACGCAGATTCCGAGGCAGTGCAGCCCGGGTGGTGGAACGCCGCCTGGATTCCGCTGGACGCTGATGGCGGAGGCAACGGCGCGGTTATTGACATGGCTCCGGGACCGGAAGGAACGGCAGGCCAAATCATCGACATGGACCATGAAGTCGGCCCCAATGGACCTCAGTATCAGTCGCTCACCGAGTATCTGGAAGCGGTGGCCGATGGCTTGGAAGCTGAGCGGTTCGTTGTCTATGACGGCGCGGTCGTGTCTATTGATGAAATGGAGGAGGGTTCATGACGCCCCACACCGTCCTCCTCACCGGGGCCGCCGGGCAGGTCGGCTCAGCCTTGCGCGAGGGCCTGCGCGGGCGCTTCCCGGTCCTGCGCCTGACCGACACCCGCGACCTGGGGGAGGCGCAGGAAGGCGAGGAGATCGTCCCCGCCGACCTCACCAACTTTGGCGAGGTTCGCGCCGCGATGGAGGACGTGGACGCCGTGATTCACCTCGGCGGCATCGCGGACGAGCACACCTATGAGCGCATCCGGGACGTCAACATGGACGGGACCTACCACGTCCTCGAAGCGGCGCGGCAATCGGGTGTGCGGCGGGTGGCGTTTGCTTCCTCCATCCACGCGGTCGGCTTCTATCCCCGCTCGGAGAAGATTGGGCCGGACGTGCCCGTGCGCCCGGACACCTACTACGGGGTCAGCAAGGTGTTCGGGGAGGCGCTGGGCCGCATGTATTTCGAGCGGTACGGCATCGAGTTCGTCGGCGTCCGCATCTGCTCGTTTCAGCCGAAGCCGAAAGATGCCCGGCACCTCTCGACCTGGCTTAGCCCCAGGGATGCGGTGCAGCTCTTTGAACGCGCCGTCACCACGCCCGATCTCGGCTTTCTGATCGTTGCGGGCATCAGCGGCAACACCCGGCGCTGGATGACCCCGGAAGGCTGGGACGTGCTGGGCTACGTGCCCCAGGACGACGCCGAAGCCTACGCCGCCGAGGTCGAGCACATTCGCGGTGACCCTGCGGACATCACCGAGCAGCGGCAGGGCGGGATTTTCGTGGACTCGGAGTATAGGGGGCTGGCGGGGAAGGAGGGCATGGGGCGATGAAGGTCACTGGGTGGCCCCCTCACCCCAGCCCTCTCCCGCGGGGGGAGAGGGGGCTAAAGCGCTCCAGCAATTCGCTCCAGCACACCGTCCAGGTTGTCGCGGACTTCGTTGTTCCAGAAACGGAGGACGCGGAAGCCGCGTGCTCGCAGGTCAGCATCGCGCACGGCGTCATAGGCGCTGTTCGTGTGCTGACTGCCATCCAGTTCGACGATCAGCTTGTGCTCGAGGCACGCGAAGTCAGCGAAGTAGAACCCCAGCGGTTGCTGCCTGCGGAATACGGCCCCAAGCTGGCGGTTTCGCAACCGGCTCCACAGCAACCGCTCTTCGGGCGTGCTGCGTCGCCTCAACTCCCGCGCCCTACTCTTCGTCACATCTCGCGGAAACCGGTCCACGCCCAAGCCTACCTGCTCCCTCTCCCCTTGCGGGAGAGGGCTGGGGTGAGGGGTGTCGAGCAACGCTCGACCAGCAAGGAGGTTTAATCTCATGGCAGCCATCACCGGACAGCAGTTCCTCGACCGCCTGCGGCAGAATCCGCCCACCCTCTACATCGACGGGGCGCGGGTCGAGGATCCCACCACCCACCCGGCGACCCGCAACATGGCGCACTCGCTCGCGGGCCTATACGACCTCCAGCACCAGCCGGAGCTGCGCGAGCAGCTCACCTACGAGGAGAACGGCGAACGCCACCCGATGAGCCTGATGGTGCCGCGCACCAAGGAAGACCTCGCCCGCATCGGGGAGGCGCACCGCATCCGCGCGAACTACTCGCTGGGCTTCCTGGGCCGCGCTCCCGATTACATGAACGCCAACGTGATGGCGGCGGGCATGGGGGCCGACTACTTCGCCCGCTGCGAGGTGGAGGGCGACCACAAGCCCGACTTTGCGGGCAACATGCGACGCTACTACGAGTACGTGCGCGACCATGACCTGTGCCTCACGCACGCGCTGACCAACCCGCAGGTCAACCGCGCGAAGATGGCCTCCGAGATGCCCGACCCCTATATCGCCCTGGGGATCGTGGAGGAGCGTGAGGACGGCGTGGTCATGCGCGGCGCCCGCATGATGGCGACCCTGCCCATCGCGGACGAGATTCTGGTGTTCCCGTCCACCGTCCTCAAGGAGAACGCCGACAAGAGCCGCTACGCGATGGGCTTCGCCGTGCCGACGAACGCGCCCGGCCTGAGCTTCCAGTGCCGCGAGCCCTTCGACGTGGGCCGCGACCCCGAGGACCATCCGCTGGGCAGCCGCTTCGACGAGCAGGACGCCTTCGTGATCTTTGACGACGTGCTCGTGCCCTGGGAGCGCGTGTTCCTGCTGTATGACGTGGAGCTGGCGAACAAGGCCTACGCGGGTACCGACGCCGTGCTGCACATGGCCTATCAGGTCGTGAACCTGAAGGTCGCCAAGACTGAGGCGTTCCTGGGCACCGCGCAGAGCATCGTGAACGCCATCGGCTCCGGGCAGTTCCAGCACGTGCAGAGCAAGGTCGCCGAGATCATCGTGATGCTGGAGATCATGA is a window of Deinococcus terrestris DNA encoding:
- a CDS encoding NADPH:quinone oxidoreductase family protein, with translation MRAVTCTAFAEPEALSVQTVPDPAPGPGEVVLAVEAAGVNYPDALMVMGQYQVKPPLPFTPGAEAAGTVAAVGEGVTHLRPGQRVAAFTGTGAFAERLLASANAVMPLPDGVSTEVAAGLPLAFGTTMHALVDRANLQTGETLLVLGAAGGVGLAAVMIGKALGARVIAAASSEEKLALCREHGADETLNYSSEDLRERIKALTGGKGPDVIFDPVGGDFAEAAFRSIGWGGRYLVVGFAGGGIPKLPLNLPLLKGASLVGVFWGEFARRDPRANARNLARLLGWVADGTVRPLISERYPLERTPEALRALLERRVTGKVVVTP
- a CDS encoding MerR family transcriptional regulator; translated protein: MTPLTFYTTAELAREAGVTRRTVMHYADLGLLTPDQVTVSGRALYGPYALRLLRDVLDLRALGVPLDEARDMVTLRRATHTLDGTYRRDWTRADIPLSDEQLRVIHARLRLLQEAYARQAEGLARFDRWLTKRFTGGEVEPLDPEALEGEEQAQPGGL
- a CDS encoding MATE family efflux transporter, with translation MTSGPASSSPTPRTSELGPLVRLAGPVIVSQFAANALTLISTAVIGRLGTPELAAAAYANATYYLLFLILSGIMLAVGPRAAQAHGAGNPAGVALALRGGLRLALGLTAIALPLMWGIAAILPGLAPEGVRGDLAASYLRLYALGMLPVLAFVALRGALEGTGQPRVVTVTALGGVTVVAFLSPALAFGWGPLPALGLPGAAAASAVTAWAMALTLLPVALRRFPAVPGSRVGPEVGALLRLGWPIGLTLGAEGGMFSVTSLLMARFGAEALAAHNVALQVITAVFMVPLGLSTATGIRVAQAAGGGEAGRVRRAGLTGIGLAAAVMLAFAALELLAPRLVLGVFVDAGDPANAALLATGASLLTIAALFQTVDGVQVTANAALRGLQDTRVPLLISLASYWGVGLGVGSLLAFGLGLGPRGLWFGLTAGLSMAAVALLWRFLKRSQGRSLGN
- a CDS encoding AMP-binding protein, translated to MFQPDREGMPLPDLRALQLARLQATAARMHERVPAHRARFEAVGVTPDDLRTLGDLARFPLTRKSDLRDHYPLGLSAVPRHELRRLHASSGTTGKPTVVAYDENDLAVFAEVVARSLYAAGARPGMTFHNAYGYGLFTGGLGLHGGAERLGLCTVPVSGGGTERQVSLILDLEPEVIACTPSYALVLADEFTRRGVRPGDTSLRYAVLGAEPWTEKTRREVEARLGVTATNIYGLSEIIGPGVSNEDAAEQRGSYLWEDHFYPEIVDPETGEVLPDGEWGVLVLSSISRTALPMLRYWTGDITRLLPEATEPNATGRTVRRMDGIRGRADDLIILRGVNVYPTQLEAVLVGMGQVSPHYHVVLTRTGTRDDLLLRVEAGEETVALRTEIERLVKVQVGVTVRCELCVPGSLPRSEGGKLRRVTDLRGKG
- a CDS encoding FAD-binding oxidoreductase; this encodes MEDDQVTGWQGALRTGLGERVSLVPGDRSAHARDEGTPLTWVPGAVVYARSEGDVLETLAVARDWRVPVTPWGAGTSLEGAALPVPGAISLDLSGMDAVGEPDPVGFTVTVGPGVRRLALNRRLRPHGLFFPVDPGADASLGGMAATNASGTTTVRYGGMRENVAALRVALADGRVLTLGSAARKSSSGYALKQLFIGSEGTLGVITSLTLRLHPLPPATASVQLAFGDVEGAVTASVTLRGLGLTPERLEFVDAATVAAVNCHRARHDPEAPTLWAEVAGRDRADLDAQLALLREAASLHGGTPVGEARTPEAQSELWAARHGVYDALRAAWPGHATRIGDVCVPLSALAGTVAVAQELLEEHGLTAPLVGHIGDGNLHLLMHAHPDDVDTWTRIDHVLHALAAHAVAVGGTCTGEHGVGLRKRTYLRSEHGDALDVMREVKAMLDPLNFLNPGKVVGDPALLPAFPVSDHDAVGDTAADWRPDVPARP